In Bacillus cereus ATCC 14579, a single window of DNA contains:
- the dpaA gene encoding dipicolinic acid synthetase subunit A yields the protein MLTEMHIAVIGGDARQLEVIRKLVELDAKLSLIGFDQLDHGFTGAAKESIQNLDFTSVDAIILPVAGTNAKGEVDTIFSNEKVSITKEQIENTPEHFTIYSGIGTPYLENLVSTTNRKLVKLFDRDDVAIYNSIPTVEGTLMMVIQHTDYTIHGSNVMVLGFGRTGMSVARAFQSLGAHVKVGARRSEHIARITEMMFSPFHMQDIEKEVGNIDIVINTIPHLVVTANVIAKMPAHTLVIDLASKPGGTDFRYAEKRGVKALLAPGLPGIVAPKTAGQILANVLSQLLAADAIAKEEEKK from the coding sequence ATGTTGACTGAGATGCATATTGCTGTCATAGGAGGAGATGCAAGGCAGCTAGAAGTAATTCGTAAGCTAGTTGAATTGGATGCGAAACTTTCTTTGATAGGTTTTGATCAGTTAGATCATGGTTTCACAGGGGCAGCAAAAGAAAGTATACAAAATTTAGATTTCACTTCTGTAGACGCAATTATTTTGCCGGTTGCCGGTACAAATGCCAAAGGAGAAGTAGATACTATTTTTTCAAATGAAAAAGTTTCAATAACGAAAGAACAAATTGAAAATACACCAGAACACTTTACTATATATTCAGGTATTGGTACACCTTACTTGGAAAATCTCGTATCTACTACGAACCGAAAACTTGTTAAATTATTTGATCGTGATGATGTAGCAATATACAATTCTATTCCAACGGTAGAAGGTACATTAATGATGGTAATTCAACATACCGACTATACAATTCATGGGTCCAATGTAATGGTTCTAGGATTTGGTAGAACAGGAATGAGTGTTGCGAGAGCATTTCAATCATTAGGAGCCCATGTCAAAGTTGGAGCAAGACGATCTGAACATATTGCACGTATTACAGAAATGATGTTTTCTCCTTTTCATATGCAAGACATAGAGAAAGAAGTAGGAAATATCGATATTGTAATTAATACGATTCCGCACCTCGTTGTAACAGCGAATGTTATTGCAAAAATGCCAGCTCATACGTTAGTGATTGATTTAGCTTCTAAACCAGGCGGTACCGACTTTAGATATGCAGAAAAAAGAGGAGTCAAAGCATTGCTAGCACCTGGATTACCAGGTATTGTTGCCCCAAAAACGGCTGGGCAAATCTTAGCAAATGTTCTTTCTCAGTTATTAGCAGCAGATGCAATCGCAAAGGAGGAGGAAAAGAAATGA
- a CDS encoding YlmC/YmxH family sporulation protein, translated as MRLSELSGKEVVDIEKAEKMGVLGYMDLEINEKDGQIQTLIIPVGKWGGFKKEPQEVRVAWSQIKKVGHDMLLCDSIDRSNSE; from the coding sequence ATGCGATTAAGTGAATTAAGTGGTAAAGAGGTTGTAGATATAGAAAAAGCGGAAAAAATGGGAGTCTTAGGTTATATGGATTTAGAGATTAATGAGAAAGACGGGCAAATACAAACACTTATAATACCTGTAGGGAAGTGGGGAGGTTTTAAAAAGGAACCACAAGAAGTAAGGGTGGCATGGAGTCAAATAAAGAAAGTCGGACACGATATGCTTCTTTGTGATAGTATAGATCGTTCAAATTCGGAGTGA
- a CDS encoding M16 family metallopeptidase: MIKKYTCKNGVRIVMENIPTVRSVAIGIWIHAGSRNENEKNNGISHFLEHMFFKGTETRSAREIAESFDSIGGQVNAFTSKEYTCYYAKVLDEHAKYALDVLADMFFNSTFDEEELKKEKNVVCEEIKMYEDAPDEIVHDMLTKATYETHPLGYPILGTEETLNTFTGDTLRQYIKDHYTPENVVVSIAGNIDEAFLQTVEQYFGSYEGTTNREQVHSPIFHFNKVARKKETEQAHLCLGYKGLQMGHEDIYNLIVLNNVLGGSMSSRLFQEVREQRGLAYSVFSYHSSYEDTGMLTLYGGTGSQQLDTLYETMQETLETLKNTGITEKELMNSKEQLKGNLMLSLESTNSRMSRNGKNELLLRKHRSLDEIIESVNTVTKENVDGLIRNMFTDEFSAALISPDGKLPKGIKL; encoded by the coding sequence TTGATTAAAAAATATACTTGTAAAAATGGTGTAAGAATAGTTATGGAGAATATACCAACTGTAAGATCGGTTGCGATTGGTATTTGGATCCATGCGGGATCAAGAAATGAAAATGAAAAAAATAACGGGATTTCTCACTTTTTAGAGCATATGTTCTTTAAAGGGACAGAAACACGTAGTGCACGAGAGATTGCAGAATCATTTGATAGCATTGGTGGTCAAGTGAATGCATTTACTTCAAAAGAATATACATGTTACTATGCAAAAGTATTAGATGAGCATGCTAAATATGCTTTAGATGTTTTAGCAGACATGTTCTTTAATTCAACATTTGATGAGGAAGAACTGAAAAAAGAGAAGAATGTCGTATGTGAAGAAATTAAAATGTACGAAGATGCTCCAGATGAGATTGTGCATGATATGTTAACGAAAGCAACATATGAAACGCATCCACTTGGATATCCTATTTTAGGAACAGAAGAAACGCTTAATACGTTTACAGGTGATACGTTACGTCAATATATAAAAGATCATTACACACCTGAAAATGTAGTTGTATCAATCGCAGGAAATATTGATGAAGCATTTTTACAAACAGTGGAGCAATATTTCGGTAGTTATGAAGGAACAACAAACCGTGAACAAGTACATAGCCCAATTTTCCATTTCAATAAGGTAGCCCGTAAAAAAGAAACGGAACAAGCTCATTTATGTCTAGGATATAAAGGCTTACAAATGGGACACGAAGATATTTATAACTTAATTGTATTAAATAATGTTTTAGGCGGTAGCATGAGTAGCCGTTTATTCCAAGAAGTACGTGAGCAACGTGGATTAGCTTACTCAGTATTTTCTTACCACTCTTCTTATGAAGATACAGGCATGTTAACACTTTACGGTGGAACAGGTAGCCAACAATTAGATACATTGTATGAAACAATGCAAGAAACATTAGAGACATTGAAAAATACAGGTATTACAGAAAAAGAGCTTATGAATAGTAAAGAGCAATTAAAAGGAAACTTAATGTTAAGTTTAGAAAGTACAAATAGCCGTATGAGCCGTAACGGTAAAAATGAATTGCTTCTTCGTAAACATCGTTCACTTGATGAGATTATTGAAAGTGTAAACACTGTAACAAAAGAAAATGTGGACGGATTAATTCGCAATATGTTTACTGACGAGTTCTCTGCGGCACTTATTAGTCCAGACGGAAAACTTCCAAAAGGAATAAAACTATAA
- a CDS encoding polysaccharide deacetylase family protein, which produces MKVRILAYICIFSLYVSLGSYSVFAQDNLHEEIQKHAKKYEIAPQNAMIDKIWKATPGYNGRQVDIEASYNNMKKLKEFDQKYLEFKEVSPSVHLEDLSPAPIYRGHPNKKMVGLTINVAWGNEYLPRILEILKKHDVKATFFLEGRWVKENLRFAKMIVDANQEVGNHSYTHPNMKTLSSDEIREQLQKTNRMIEVVTNQKVRWFAPPSGSFRDEVVKIADDFQMGTIMWTVDTIDWKRPEPDVLLQRVMRKIHPGAIVLMHPTSSTAEALDTMIKKLKEQGYKVGNITELLDEKRVD; this is translated from the coding sequence ATGAAAGTTCGTATATTGGCATACATATGTATATTTTCTTTATATGTCAGTTTAGGCTCTTATTCTGTTTTTGCACAAGATAACTTGCATGAAGAAATTCAAAAGCATGCAAAAAAGTATGAGATTGCACCTCAAAATGCGATGATTGATAAAATATGGAAGGCAACACCTGGATATAATGGAAGACAAGTGGATATTGAAGCATCGTATAATAATATGAAGAAGCTAAAGGAATTTGATCAAAAATATCTTGAATTCAAAGAAGTCTCACCGAGTGTTCATTTAGAAGATTTATCACCCGCTCCAATTTATAGAGGCCATCCAAATAAAAAAATGGTAGGATTAACAATAAATGTGGCATGGGGAAATGAGTATTTGCCTCGCATATTAGAGATATTGAAAAAGCATGATGTGAAGGCCACTTTCTTTTTAGAAGGACGTTGGGTGAAAGAAAATTTACGATTTGCAAAAATGATTGTCGATGCAAATCAAGAAGTCGGAAATCATTCTTATACGCACCCTAATATGAAAACGCTATCGTCTGATGAAATACGAGAGCAGTTACAAAAAACAAATCGAATGATAGAAGTAGTAACGAATCAAAAAGTAAGATGGTTTGCCCCGCCGAGTGGAAGTTTTCGGGATGAAGTCGTGAAAATCGCTGATGATTTCCAAATGGGAACGATTATGTGGACTGTCGATACAATCGATTGGAAGCGACCTGAGCCAGATGTACTATTGCAGAGAGTAATGAGAAAAATACACCCAGGTGCTATCGTATTAATGCATCCTACTTCGTCAACGGCAGAAGCATTAGATACAATGATTAAAAAATTGAAGGAACAAGGATATAAAGTGGGGAATATAACAGAATTACTGGATGAAAAACGTGTGGATTAA
- the pnp gene encoding polyribonucleotide nucleotidyltransferase — MSQEKQVFSIDLAGRQLTVETGQLAKQANGAVLVRYGDTAVLSTATASKEAKNVDFFPLTVNYEERLYAVGKIPGGFIKREGRPSEKAILASRLIDRPIRPLFADGFRNEVQVVSIVMSVDQDCSSEMAAMLGSSLALSISDIPFEGPIAGATVGRINGEFVINPTVEQQEQSDIHLVVAGTKDAINMVEAGADQVPEETMLEAIMFGHDEIKRLIAFQEEIVQAVGKEKSEVKLYEVDADLNQAVREMAEEDMHSAIQVHEKHAREDAINEVKKRVIEHYEAQEADADTLGQVNEILYKIVKEEVRRLITVEKIRPDGRKGDEIRPLASEVGILSRTHGSGLFTRGQTQALSICTLGALGDVQILDGLGVEESKRFMHHYNFPSFSVGETRPMRGPGRREIGHGAIGERALEPVIPSEKDFPYTVRLVSEVLESNGSTSQASICGSTLAMMDAGVPLKAPVAGIAMGLVKTGEHYTILSDIQGMEDHLGDMDFKVAGTAQGVTALQMDIKIDGLSREILEEALQQAKVGRVHILNHMLSVIPEPRTELSAYAPKIITMTINPDKIRDVIGPSGKQINKIIEETGVKIDIEQDGTVFISSINQEMNDKAKKIIEDIVREVQVGEIYEAKVKRVEKFGAFVELFSGKDGLVHISELALERVGKVEDVVKIGDVITVKVIEIDKQGRVNLSRKVLLKEEQEKEAVKEENKQEQQ; from the coding sequence ATGAGTCAAGAAAAGCAAGTCTTCTCGATAGATTTAGCTGGTCGCCAGCTAACAGTTGAAACTGGTCAGCTTGCAAAACAAGCGAACGGAGCAGTATTAGTAAGATATGGCGATACAGCGGTTCTATCTACAGCAACTGCATCAAAAGAAGCAAAAAATGTAGATTTCTTCCCACTTACAGTAAACTATGAAGAGCGTTTATATGCAGTCGGAAAAATTCCTGGCGGCTTTATTAAGCGTGAAGGTCGTCCAAGTGAAAAAGCAATTTTGGCAAGTCGTTTAATCGACCGTCCAATTCGTCCGCTATTCGCAGATGGCTTCCGTAACGAAGTACAAGTTGTCAGCATTGTAATGAGTGTTGATCAAGATTGTTCTTCTGAAATGGCAGCTATGCTTGGTTCTTCATTAGCGTTATCGATTTCAGATATTCCATTTGAAGGTCCAATCGCTGGTGCGACAGTTGGCCGTATTAATGGCGAATTCGTTATTAACCCAACAGTAGAACAGCAAGAACAAAGTGATATTCACTTAGTTGTAGCTGGTACGAAAGATGCGATTAACATGGTTGAAGCAGGAGCAGATCAAGTACCTGAAGAAACAATGTTAGAAGCAATTATGTTTGGTCATGACGAAATTAAACGTCTAATTGCATTCCAAGAAGAGATTGTACAAGCTGTAGGTAAAGAGAAATCAGAAGTGAAACTTTATGAAGTTGACGCTGATCTTAACCAAGCTGTACGTGAAATGGCTGAAGAAGATATGCATTCAGCAATTCAAGTACATGAGAAACATGCACGTGAAGATGCAATTAACGAAGTGAAAAAGCGTGTTATTGAGCATTACGAAGCGCAGGAAGCTGACGCTGATACATTAGGACAAGTAAATGAGATTTTATATAAAATTGTAAAAGAAGAAGTACGTCGTCTTATTACAGTTGAAAAAATCCGTCCAGATGGCCGTAAAGGTGACGAAATCCGTCCATTAGCATCAGAGGTTGGTATTTTATCTCGTACACACGGTTCTGGTTTGTTCACTCGTGGACAAACACAAGCATTAAGTATTTGTACATTAGGTGCATTAGGCGATGTGCAAATTTTAGATGGTCTTGGTGTAGAAGAATCAAAACGCTTTATGCACCATTACAATTTCCCATCATTTAGTGTTGGTGAAACAAGACCAATGCGTGGACCAGGTCGTCGTGAAATCGGTCACGGTGCAATAGGAGAACGCGCACTTGAGCCTGTAATTCCATCTGAAAAAGATTTCCCATACACAGTACGTCTTGTATCTGAAGTTTTAGAATCAAATGGTTCTACTTCACAAGCAAGTATTTGTGGTAGTACTTTAGCAATGATGGATGCTGGTGTTCCACTTAAAGCTCCAGTTGCAGGTATTGCAATGGGTCTAGTTAAAACTGGTGAGCATTACACAATTTTATCTGATATTCAAGGTATGGAAGATCATTTAGGTGATATGGACTTTAAAGTAGCAGGTACAGCACAAGGTGTAACTGCACTACAAATGGACATTAAAATCGATGGTCTATCTCGTGAAATTTTAGAAGAGGCATTACAACAAGCGAAAGTTGGTCGTGTGCACATTCTAAATCATATGTTATCTGTTATTCCAGAGCCACGCACTGAATTATCAGCGTACGCTCCAAAGATTATTACAATGACAATTAATCCAGATAAAATCCGTGACGTTATCGGACCGAGCGGTAAACAAATCAATAAAATTATTGAAGAAACTGGCGTTAAAATTGACATCGAGCAAGATGGCACAGTATTCATTTCTTCAATAAACCAAGAAATGAACGACAAAGCTAAGAAAATTATCGAAGATATCGTTCGCGAAGTACAAGTAGGTGAAATCTACGAAGCAAAAGTGAAACGTGTTGAGAAATTCGGTGCTTTCGTTGAATTATTCAGCGGTAAAGATGGATTAGTTCATATTTCTGAACTTGCACTTGAGCGTGTAGGTAAAGTAGAAGACGTTGTAAAAATCGGTGATGTAATTACAGTTAAAGTTATCGAGATTGACAAGCAAGGTCGCGTAAATCTATCTAGAAAAGTATTGCTAAAAGAAGAGCAAGAAAAAGAAGCTGTTAAAGAAGAAAACAAACAAGAGCAGCAATAA
- the rpsO gene encoding 30S ribosomal protein S15 → MALTQERKNEIIAQFRTHETDTGSPEVQIAVLTEQINTLNEHLRTHKKDHHSRRGLLKMVGKRRNLLTYLRNSDITRYRELITKLGLRR, encoded by the coding sequence ATGGCTTTAACACAAGAACGTAAAAATGAAATCATTGCACAATTTAGAACTCATGAGACTGATACTGGTTCTCCAGAGGTTCAAATTGCTGTCCTAACGGAGCAAATTAACACTCTAAACGAGCACTTACGTACTCACAAGAAAGATCATCATTCACGTCGTGGTCTATTAAAGATGGTTGGTAAACGTCGTAACTTACTAACTTACCTTCGTAATAGCGATATCACACGTTACCGTGAATTAATCACAAAGCTTGGCTTACGTCGATAG
- the ribF gene encoding bifunctional riboflavin kinase/FAD synthetase, translating into MKLIHLTHPHEQNKLELPPTVMALGFFDGIHLGHQCVIRTAKKIADERGYKSAVMTFHPHPSVVLGKKDAHVEYITPMRDKEKIVESLGIDILYVIKFDESFAGLLPQQFVDDYIIGLNVKHVVAGFDYSYGRLGKGKMETLPFHARGEFTQTVIEKVEFQEEKVSSTALRKLIRNGEMEQIPSILGRAYTVAGTVIHGDKRGRQIGFPTANVGLSDEYLLPPVGVYAVRLKVHDEWYDGVCNIGYKPTFKEDERQLSIEVHLFEFNKDIYDQNVTVEWHMRIRAEKKFNGIDELVEQIAKDKKTAQEYFMSEKNILAFSNEK; encoded by the coding sequence GTGAAACTTATTCATTTAACTCATCCACATGAACAAAATAAATTAGAATTACCACCTACTGTAATGGCATTAGGATTTTTTGATGGCATTCATTTAGGACATCAATGTGTAATTCGAACTGCGAAAAAAATAGCGGACGAACGAGGATATAAAAGTGCAGTTATGACATTTCATCCTCATCCATCTGTTGTTTTAGGGAAAAAGGATGCGCATGTGGAGTATATTACACCAATGCGTGATAAAGAAAAAATAGTCGAAAGCTTAGGAATCGATATATTATATGTGATTAAATTTGATGAATCATTTGCAGGGTTATTACCGCAACAATTTGTAGATGATTATATTATTGGTTTAAATGTAAAGCATGTAGTAGCAGGGTTTGATTATTCATATGGACGTTTAGGAAAAGGAAAGATGGAGACTTTACCATTTCATGCAAGAGGGGAGTTTACACAGACTGTGATTGAAAAAGTTGAATTTCAAGAAGAGAAAGTAAGTTCTACAGCATTACGAAAGTTAATTCGAAATGGCGAAATGGAGCAAATTCCATCTATTTTAGGTAGAGCCTATACTGTAGCGGGAACAGTTATACACGGCGACAAACGTGGGCGTCAAATTGGTTTCCCGACAGCTAATGTAGGTTTAAGTGATGAGTATTTATTGCCACCTGTAGGTGTTTATGCAGTGAGATTAAAAGTTCACGATGAATGGTACGATGGTGTATGTAATATTGGATATAAACCGACTTTTAAAGAAGATGAGCGTCAATTATCAATTGAAGTGCACTTATTTGAATTTAACAAAGATATATACGATCAAAATGTTACAGTAGAGTGGCATATGCGTATAAGAGCAGAAAAGAAATTCAACGGTATTGATGAGTTAGTTGAACAAATCGCAAAAGATAAGAAAACAGCACAAGAATATTTTATGAGCGAAAAGAATATACTTGCTTTTTCAAATGAAAAGTAG
- the rbfA gene encoding 30S ribosome-binding factor RbfA, translated as MKLRANRVGEQMKKELGDIISRKIKDPRIGFVTVTDVQVSGDLQIAKVYISVLGDEEQKENTLKGLAKAKGFIRSEIGQRIRLRKTPEITFEFDESIGYGHRIDTLLHEINKDGKREE; from the coding sequence ATGAAATTACGTGCGAACCGTGTGGGCGAGCAAATGAAAAAAGAATTAGGCGATATTATCAGTCGTAAAATTAAAGACCCACGTATTGGATTTGTTACAGTAACAGATGTACAAGTGAGTGGTGATTTACAAATTGCTAAAGTATATATTTCTGTTTTAGGTGACGAAGAACAGAAAGAAAATACTTTAAAAGGTTTAGCGAAGGCAAAAGGCTTTATTCGTTCAGAAATTGGCCAACGTATTCGTCTTCGTAAAACACCGGAAATTACCTTTGAGTTTGATGAGTCTATCGGATATGGTCATCGAATTGATACACTTTTACATGAAATTAATAAAGACGGTAAACGTGAAGAATAA
- a CDS encoding DUF503 domain-containing protein, with translation MIIASLSFECMIYDVHSLKEKRAILQRVLTRVKQRYNVAVSEVGHQDVWQRTEIAIVSVSSNRVICEKEMNRVLEYIDSFPEIERTITHLEWY, from the coding sequence ATGATTATCGCTTCACTCTCATTCGAGTGTATGATTTACGATGTGCATTCTTTAAAAGAGAAACGTGCAATTTTACAACGTGTGTTAACTCGTGTGAAACAGCGCTATAATGTAGCTGTTTCTGAAGTTGGGCACCAAGATGTATGGCAACGTACAGAAATTGCAATTGTTTCCGTATCCTCAAATCGTGTTATCTGTGAAAAAGAAATGAATCGTGTACTTGAGTACATCGATTCATTTCCTGAAATTGAACGTACAATAACACATTTGGAATGGTATTGA